In Streptomyces chartreusis, the following proteins share a genomic window:
- a CDS encoding chitinase, whose product MRTAHALLTAVLLATTGAGLTAATASAAPAELAAPAAQGDFVVSKAEYNRMFPHHKPFYNYEALVKAMKKYPAFADKGNARTKKREAAAFLANVHHETGGGRYIVEQNQANWPSYCDTTQPYGCPAGQSAYHGRGPIQLSWNFNYKAAGDALGIDLLHKPGLVQKNPVVAWKTGLWFWMTQSGAGTMTPHSAMVQGKGFGQTIRSINGAIECNGGNPAQVRSRVNTYKKFTKILDVKPGKNLSC is encoded by the coding sequence ATGCGTACCGCTCATGCCCTTCTGACCGCCGTGCTGCTGGCGACGACCGGGGCCGGGCTCACCGCGGCGACCGCGTCCGCCGCGCCTGCCGAGCTCGCCGCGCCCGCCGCCCAGGGTGACTTCGTCGTCAGCAAGGCGGAGTACAACAGGATGTTCCCCCACCACAAGCCCTTCTACAACTACGAAGCCCTGGTCAAGGCGATGAAGAAGTACCCGGCCTTCGCGGACAAGGGCAACGCCAGGACCAAGAAGCGTGAGGCGGCCGCCTTCCTCGCCAACGTCCACCACGAGACCGGCGGCGGGCGCTACATCGTCGAGCAGAACCAGGCCAACTGGCCGTCGTACTGCGACACCACGCAGCCGTACGGCTGCCCGGCGGGGCAGTCCGCGTACCACGGTCGCGGGCCGATCCAGCTCAGCTGGAACTTCAACTACAAGGCCGCCGGTGACGCGCTCGGCATCGACCTGCTCCACAAGCCGGGGCTGGTGCAGAAGAACCCCGTCGTGGCGTGGAAGACGGGACTGTGGTTCTGGATGACCCAGTCCGGCGCGGGCACCATGACCCCGCACAGCGCCATGGTCCAGGGCAAGGGCTTCGGACAGACGATCCGCAGCATCAACGGCGCCATCGAGTGCAACGGCGGCAACCCGGCCCAGGTGCGGAGCCGGGTCAACACGTACAAGAAGTTCACCAAGATCCTCGACGTCAAGCCGGGCAAGAACCTCAGCTGCTGA
- a CDS encoding cysteine/serine endopeptidase inhibitor, whose protein sequence is MPVVRRTKSVLAVTLAAAVLGVAQASPASAVPFGKVRQGKATFYNDAGTGACGKPLDAATQMLVAVSPKWWKAENPNRDPLCHAKVRLTFRGKTITVPVRDKCMECGSKHIDLSQPAFARLADPSKGVIHKVKWKFVR, encoded by the coding sequence ATGCCCGTTGTCCGTCGTACGAAGTCGGTCCTCGCCGTCACGCTGGCGGCGGCCGTGCTCGGAGTCGCCCAGGCGTCGCCGGCGTCCGCGGTCCCGTTCGGCAAGGTCCGCCAGGGCAAGGCGACTTTCTACAACGATGCCGGCACCGGGGCCTGCGGGAAGCCGCTCGACGCCGCGACCCAGATGCTCGTGGCGGTCTCACCGAAGTGGTGGAAGGCCGAGAACCCCAACAGGGACCCGCTCTGTCACGCCAAGGTCCGGCTGACCTTCCGCGGCAAGACCATCACCGTCCCGGTCAGGGACAAGTGCATGGAATGCGGATCCAAGCACATAGACCTCAGTCAGCCGGCTTTCGCGCGGCTGGCCGATCCTTCCAAGGGCGTCATTCACAAGGTCAAGTGGAAGTTCGTCCGCTGA
- a CDS encoding beta-1,3-glucanase family protein has protein sequence MVPLDSPVFSRRRALTSLAGTAVAGAALAAGARPALAADGDGPALPEERAGGLPLVIHNNSGEFANRNVHLYIVGSRGDRQVRVTRRGTVEPVKVSDNKDNGFTDYAIPLDARGTTRIRLPHMSGRIYVSLGGRLKLKAVQDGAGRPALQHPAGWVKNDPNFPVLHDFVEFTHNESGMFCNTTMVDMFSVPLMIRLSGNRDQTTGTMRQGGRARIFRAMGNTPGFGKLVVGERRVIAPSHGLDAGRFGKHYFDPYIDKVWQAYRQQPLHVRTVAGAFTGRVDNGKLTFHGPATVSFAKPSTRDVLFCDGALAAPNDGVTGPVAAILGAGFNRSTLLSHPKQPTTRAATFYKPEITNHYARAIHAQMGNGKAYGFAFDDVAEWASYIQDTQPQAMHLTLTPF, from the coding sequence ATGGTGCCGCTTGATTCACCGGTGTTCTCCCGCCGCAGGGCACTCACCTCGCTGGCCGGTACCGCAGTGGCCGGCGCCGCGCTCGCCGCGGGTGCGCGTCCGGCCCTCGCCGCGGACGGGGACGGCCCGGCCCTCCCGGAGGAGCGCGCCGGCGGCCTGCCTCTGGTCATCCACAACAACAGCGGTGAGTTCGCCAACCGCAACGTGCACCTGTACATAGTCGGCAGCCGGGGCGACCGTCAGGTCCGGGTCACACGCCGCGGCACGGTCGAGCCGGTCAAGGTCTCCGACAACAAGGACAACGGCTTCACCGACTACGCCATCCCGCTCGACGCCCGCGGCACCACGCGGATCCGGCTGCCGCACATGTCCGGCCGGATCTACGTGTCCCTGGGCGGCAGGCTCAAGCTCAAGGCCGTCCAGGACGGGGCCGGACGGCCCGCGCTCCAGCACCCGGCGGGCTGGGTGAAGAACGACCCCAACTTCCCCGTGCTGCACGACTTCGTGGAGTTCACGCACAACGAGTCCGGCATGTTCTGCAACACGACCATGGTCGACATGTTCAGCGTGCCGCTGATGATCCGGCTCTCCGGGAACCGGGACCAGACCACCGGCACGATGCGGCAGGGCGGCCGGGCCCGCATCTTCCGGGCCATGGGGAACACCCCTGGATTCGGGAAGCTGGTCGTCGGCGAGCGGCGGGTCATCGCGCCGAGTCACGGACTCGACGCCGGTCGGTTCGGCAAGCACTACTTCGACCCGTACATCGACAAGGTCTGGCAGGCCTACCGGCAGCAGCCGCTCCATGTCCGTACCGTCGCGGGTGCGTTCACCGGCCGGGTCGACAACGGCAAGCTCACCTTCCACGGCCCGGCGACGGTCTCCTTCGCCAAGCCCTCCACCCGCGACGTGCTCTTCTGCGACGGCGCGCTCGCCGCCCCCAACGACGGGGTCACCGGTCCGGTCGCCGCGATCCTGGGCGCCGGCTTCAACCGTTCCACGCTGCTCAGCCATCCGAAGCAGCCCACCACCCGCGCGGCGACCTTCTACAAGCCGGAGATCACCAACCACTACGCGCGAGCCATCCACGCCCAGATGGGCAACGGCAAGGCGTACGGCTTTGCCTTCGACGACGTCGCCGAGTGGGCGTCGTACATCCAGGACACCCAGCCGCAGGCCATGCACCTGACGCTGACCCCGTTCTGA
- a CDS encoding cupin domain-containing protein, with protein MCPHRPSAPALLVHPDEVARFDRGGGVATIPYVGRWNSDRATVTTGQTVFQPGTGLPLHSHNVEESVLILEGEATAEIAGEFFDLETGQATWVPAGVPHRFFNRGQGVMRIYWVYGGRDVTRTITATGETFEHLSTHDRGGAPTT; from the coding sequence ATGTGCCCCCACCGCCCCAGTGCCCCGGCGCTGCTCGTCCACCCCGACGAGGTCGCCCGCTTCGACCGCGGCGGAGGTGTGGCCACCATCCCCTACGTCGGCAGATGGAACTCCGACCGGGCGACCGTCACCACCGGTCAGACGGTCTTCCAGCCCGGCACCGGCCTGCCCCTCCACAGCCACAACGTCGAGGAGTCCGTCCTGATCCTCGAAGGCGAGGCCACCGCGGAGATAGCCGGCGAGTTCTTCGACCTGGAGACCGGCCAGGCGACCTGGGTCCCGGCCGGAGTCCCGCACCGCTTCTTCAACCGGGGACAGGGAGTCATGCGGATCTACTGGGTGTACGGCGGCCGCGACGTGACCCGAACCATCACCGCCACCGGCGAAACCTTCGAGCACCTCTCCACCCACGACAGGGGAGGCGCCCCCACCACCTGA
- a CDS encoding putative quinol monooxygenase — MIALTVSLQVVPGCRDAFLGAIEENAERTFADEPGCRAFDVVCDLDDDHHFVFHEIYDDEAAVDAHRTAPHYKVWREAAAKYVVPGSQVNTLSRRLFHHA, encoded by the coding sequence ATGATCGCCCTGACCGTGTCCCTCCAGGTCGTCCCCGGCTGCCGTGACGCCTTCCTCGGGGCCATCGAGGAGAACGCCGAACGCACCTTCGCCGACGAGCCCGGCTGCCGCGCCTTCGACGTCGTCTGCGACCTGGACGACGACCACCACTTCGTCTTCCACGAGATCTACGACGACGAGGCCGCCGTCGACGCCCACCGCACCGCGCCCCACTACAAGGTCTGGCGCGAGGCGGCCGCGAAGTACGTCGTGCCCGGCAGCCAGGTCAACACCCTCTCCCGCCGCCTGTTCCACCACGCCTGA
- a CDS encoding Ldh family oxidoreductase — translation MPHTVGAPDLLEFAAATVEAHGVPAADARLLADTLVTAELWGHPSHGMLRLPWYLARIESGATAAVTAPAIVSDNGAVLVVDGRDGLGQVLADRAITWGVERARRHGISAVALRNSGHFGTAAYFTRKAADEGCVALLATNASPAMAPWGGREKRLGTNPWSIAAPGGRYGTVVMDIANTAVARGKIYAAQERGEPIPAGWAADADGAPTTDPRRAIEGLILPMAGHKGYAISFMFEVLAGVLTGSAFGSGVVGPYRATGRSGVGHLLICVDIRSMADPAEFEERIEALIEETKSTPTAPGAAEVFVPGEPEARTAERLRTEGITLADDTWTALTRIAVTTAVPLPAARTVPSKSEEFPA, via the coding sequence ATGCCGCACACCGTCGGCGCCCCGGACCTGCTGGAGTTCGCCGCCGCCACCGTTGAGGCGCACGGCGTTCCGGCCGCCGACGCCCGTCTGCTCGCGGACACCCTGGTGACGGCGGAGCTCTGGGGCCATCCGTCCCACGGGATGCTGAGGCTGCCGTGGTACCTGGCCCGTATCGAGAGCGGCGCGACGGCAGCGGTGACCGCTCCGGCCATAGTGTCCGACAACGGCGCCGTACTCGTCGTCGACGGCCGCGACGGTCTCGGCCAGGTGCTCGCCGACCGCGCGATCACCTGGGGCGTGGAACGCGCCCGGCGCCACGGCATCAGCGCGGTCGCGCTCCGCAACTCCGGCCACTTCGGGACGGCGGCGTACTTCACCCGCAAGGCCGCCGATGAGGGCTGTGTGGCGTTGCTGGCCACCAACGCCAGCCCGGCGATGGCCCCTTGGGGCGGCCGGGAGAAGCGGCTCGGCACCAACCCGTGGTCGATCGCGGCACCTGGCGGCCGCTACGGCACGGTCGTGATGGACATCGCCAACACCGCCGTCGCACGCGGCAAGATCTACGCAGCCCAGGAACGCGGCGAACCGATCCCGGCGGGCTGGGCGGCCGACGCGGACGGCGCTCCGACCACTGACCCACGCCGCGCGATCGAGGGCCTGATCCTACCGATGGCCGGCCACAAGGGCTATGCCATCTCCTTCATGTTCGAGGTGCTGGCGGGCGTGCTGACCGGCAGCGCGTTCGGCTCCGGGGTCGTAGGCCCGTACCGCGCGACGGGCCGCAGCGGCGTCGGCCACCTGCTGATCTGCGTCGACATCCGGTCGATGGCCGACCCGGCGGAGTTCGAGGAGCGGATCGAGGCCCTCATCGAGGAGACGAAGTCCACTCCCACCGCCCCGGGTGCGGCGGAGGTGTTCGTCCCGGGAGAGCCGGAGGCCCGTACGGCCGAACGCCTGCGCACGGAGGGCATCACACTCGCCGACGACACCTGGACCGCTCTCACGAGGATCGCCGTCACCACGGCCGTACCCCTGCCCGCAGCTCGCACCGTCCCCTCCAAGTCCGAGGAGTTCCCCGCATGA
- a CDS encoding GntR family transcriptional regulator, whose protein sequence is MVRATGKSAAVYERLKADIESLRLRPGAKLSEVQLGEELGASRTPVREAIRRLAGEGLVDFVPGEVARVATISLGGVRALFEFRMLLEPEAAASVTRAGAADERVLVPFRELLTRLEEFDATFSTLDTAEQTRSYQEFYDISESFDQAVIAACRNPYLARTIRDLRGQTARLRRISHSGPRRMLTSLEEHRAMLRAIVQGDAPAAEAAGRHHLAQTQNALIESLTSHDLTTGAEFQVDIAG, encoded by the coding sequence ATGGTGCGGGCGACGGGAAAGAGCGCGGCGGTCTACGAGCGGCTCAAGGCCGACATCGAGTCGCTGCGGCTGCGTCCGGGCGCCAAGCTCAGCGAGGTCCAGCTGGGCGAGGAACTGGGTGCCTCACGCACCCCGGTCCGCGAGGCCATCCGGCGCCTCGCGGGGGAGGGGCTGGTCGACTTCGTACCCGGTGAGGTGGCCAGGGTGGCCACGATCTCGCTCGGCGGAGTGCGGGCCCTGTTCGAGTTCCGCATGCTCCTGGAACCCGAGGCGGCCGCGTCGGTCACGCGGGCGGGGGCGGCGGACGAGCGGGTGCTGGTGCCGTTCCGCGAACTGCTCACCCGCCTGGAGGAGTTCGACGCGACCTTCAGCACCCTGGACACCGCCGAGCAGACCCGCTCCTACCAGGAGTTCTACGACATCAGCGAGTCCTTCGACCAGGCCGTCATCGCCGCCTGCCGCAACCCCTACCTCGCCCGCACGATCCGCGACCTGCGCGGCCAGACCGCCCGCCTGCGCCGGATCTCGCACAGCGGCCCGCGCCGCATGCTGACCTCGCTGGAGGAGCACCGCGCGATGCTCAGGGCGATCGTGCAGGGCGACGCCCCGGCGGCGGAGGCGGCCGGCCGACACCACCTCGCCCAGACCCAGAACGCCCTGATCGAGAGCCTGACGAGTCACGACCTGACGACCGGGGCGGAGTTCCAGGTGGATATCGCGGGCTGA
- a CDS encoding VOC family protein encodes MTPYTSPSVFGAVHLGYIVIETDRFADWRRFGTDAIGMHHDDLDTGLMRFRLDGQECRFLLRRGPAEDVVATGWHIDDHASFEQIEARVRAHGVPVVRGSAEEARMRGVERLLRFPGPKGITQEIYTSPVLSPQPLDMLASGWVTGDSGMGHVAITSTRPALMRGYFDTVFDARLTDYIDETISGVKLKIRFLRVNERHHSIAIAAVRGLPVDPIRTRVQHLNIQAATLDDVARSYQRVHELGFDMALSVGQHTNDKELSYYARTPSGFEWEVGWNPVVIDESTWEPGTHQGISIWGHTPVGQTIIDKLTQFRLGARSLTRPERTVPALSGPGIPDD; translated from the coding sequence ATGACCCCGTACACCTCCCCGTCCGTCTTCGGTGCGGTCCACCTGGGCTACATCGTCATCGAGACCGACCGCTTCGCCGACTGGCGCCGCTTCGGGACCGACGCCATCGGCATGCACCACGACGACCTCGACACCGGCCTGATGCGCTTCCGCCTCGACGGCCAGGAGTGCCGCTTCCTGCTGCGGCGCGGGCCGGCCGAGGACGTCGTGGCGACCGGTTGGCACATCGACGACCACGCCTCCTTCGAACAGATCGAAGCCCGCGTCCGCGCCCATGGTGTCCCCGTCGTTCGGGGATCCGCCGAGGAGGCGAGGATGCGCGGCGTCGAACGCCTGCTGCGCTTCCCCGGCCCCAAGGGCATCACCCAGGAGATCTACACGAGCCCCGTCCTCTCGCCGCAGCCCCTCGACATGCTCGCGTCCGGCTGGGTCACGGGCGACTCGGGCATGGGCCACGTCGCCATCACCTCCACCAGACCGGCCCTGATGCGCGGCTACTTCGACACGGTCTTCGACGCCCGTCTCACCGACTACATCGACGAGACGATCAGCGGCGTGAAGCTCAAGATCCGCTTCCTGCGCGTCAACGAACGCCACCACTCCATCGCCATCGCCGCCGTCCGCGGCCTGCCCGTCGACCCGATCCGCACCCGCGTCCAGCACCTCAACATCCAGGCCGCCACCCTCGACGACGTGGCCCGCAGCTACCAGCGCGTCCACGAACTCGGCTTCGACATGGCCCTGTCCGTGGGGCAACACACCAACGACAAGGAGCTCTCCTACTACGCCCGCACGCCCTCGGGCTTCGAGTGGGAGGTCGGCTGGAACCCGGTGGTCATCGACGAGTCCACCTGGGAACCCGGCACCCACCAGGGCATCAGCATCTGGGGCCACACCCCCGTCGGCCAGACCATCATCGACAAACTGACCCAGTTCCGCCTCGGCGCCCGCTCCCTCACCCGCCCCGAGCGGACGGTCCCCGCCCTCAGTGGCCCGGGCATCCCCGACGACTGA
- a CDS encoding alpha/beta fold hydrolase: MSTHTHTPPPTPMHESLVEVLGRKIFVAETGDGPPVLLLHGGGPGASGVSNYARNIAALAKEYRVIVPDLPGYGRSTKGVDGTDPFGHLASGIRGLLDELGLDKAHLVGNSYGGACALRLALDTPDRVDRMVLMGPGGVGTTRALPTPGLNSLLDYYSGDGPSRLKLEKFIRTYLVFNAADVPDGVIDARYRASIDPEVIAAPPLRRPSGPNALRTLWRMDFTRDTRLARLPVPTLVLWGAADRVNRPSGGRMLADRMPDCDLYEVANTGHWVQFERAELFNRLCTDFLAGRR, encoded by the coding sequence ATGAGCACCCACACTCACACCCCACCACCAACCCCGATGCACGAGTCACTGGTCGAGGTCCTCGGCAGGAAGATCTTCGTCGCGGAGACCGGCGACGGCCCGCCGGTCCTGCTCCTGCACGGCGGCGGCCCCGGCGCCTCGGGCGTCTCCAACTACGCCCGCAACATCGCCGCCCTGGCCAAGGAGTACCGGGTCATCGTCCCCGACCTGCCCGGCTACGGCCGTAGCACCAAGGGCGTGGACGGCACGGACCCCTTCGGCCACCTCGCCTCCGGCATCCGCGGCCTGCTCGACGAACTCGGCCTGGACAAGGCCCACTTGGTGGGCAACTCCTACGGCGGCGCCTGCGCCCTGCGGCTCGCCCTGGACACCCCCGACCGGGTCGACCGCATGGTCCTGATGGGCCCCGGCGGCGTCGGCACCACCCGCGCGCTGCCGACGCCGGGTCTGAACAGCCTGCTCGACTACTACTCCGGCGACGGCCCTTCGCGGCTGAAGCTGGAGAAGTTCATCCGCACCTACCTCGTCTTCAACGCCGCCGACGTCCCCGACGGCGTCATCGACGCGCGCTACCGCGCCAGCATCGACCCGGAGGTGATCGCGGCCCCGCCGCTGCGCCGCCCCTCCGGCCCGAACGCCCTGCGCACGCTGTGGCGAATGGACTTCACCCGCGACACCCGCCTGGCCCGCCTGCCCGTGCCGACCCTGGTGCTGTGGGGCGCGGCCGACAGGGTCAACCGCCCGTCCGGCGGCCGGATGCTGGCCGACCGCATGCCCGACTGCGACCTGTACGAGGTCGCCAACACCGGGCACTGGGTGCAGTTCGAGCGCGCCGAGCTGTTCAACCGGCTCTGCACAGACTTCCTGGCGGGCCGCCGATGA
- a CDS encoding bifunctional 3-(3-hydroxy-phenyl)propionate/3-hydroxycinnamic acid hydroxylase, whose product MSEISAGSRAGAGADDGGGDHGGGEAEYDVAVIGYGPTGVTAANLLGAAGLRVVVLERDAEIYSRARAISTDEEVMRIWQRIGLADRLKQDMLADRPLDFVDARGRAFLSAHPTPRGHGHPPQMFLYQPALEQVLRDGVARHPNVEVWLRHECLRLRQDADGVELTVVGTADDSVRRLRARYVIAADGGSSLTRAQLNVGYEGRTYEDRWVVIDTKMLKPWPDHDRLRFRCDPARPAVDCPTPLGHHRWEFPILPGDDERHLTTDEAIHAMVTRYGIGPDQIEILRATVYSHHVRFAARFRVGRVFLAGDAAHAMPPWIGQGMAAGVRDVANLCWKLDAVLRGELPESVLDSYEAERKPHVKEVTRRAVFVGRIITDRRLAVTRVRDAVLPLLNRVPGVAGRLQDSNWIPVAHYADGLRDRPRIKSSGITFGRWRASGAGTSRTGPADTGTAHMGAAHTGKADTGTAHTGAAHTGTPHTGTAHTGTSRTRASRTTAPGHQIPQPWVTAPDGTRVRLDDVLGGRWLLLHGALPTPQPEWERAGVPSLTVLPAGSSPAEGAVVDCDGVLRAWLTSHRATTLALRPDAYVYAAAPTGTPLPPPPEGLTLTPRTNTASTPPATTPPPASPASPASPASSSSPAAQGTP is encoded by the coding sequence TGGCGAGGCCGAGTACGACGTGGCGGTGATCGGGTACGGCCCCACCGGCGTGACCGCCGCGAATCTGCTGGGCGCGGCGGGCCTGCGGGTCGTCGTGCTGGAGCGCGACGCCGAGATCTACTCCCGGGCCCGGGCGATCTCCACCGACGAGGAGGTCATGCGGATCTGGCAGCGCATCGGCCTGGCCGACCGGCTGAAGCAGGACATGCTCGCCGACCGGCCGCTCGACTTCGTCGACGCGCGCGGCCGCGCCTTCCTCAGCGCCCACCCCACACCGCGCGGCCATGGCCACCCGCCGCAGATGTTCCTCTACCAGCCCGCACTGGAGCAGGTCCTGCGCGACGGAGTCGCCCGCCACCCCAATGTCGAGGTGTGGCTGCGCCACGAGTGCCTGCGGCTGCGCCAGGACGCCGACGGGGTGGAACTGACCGTCGTGGGCACCGCCGACGACTCCGTACGACGGCTGCGCGCCCGGTACGTCATCGCCGCCGACGGCGGCTCCAGCCTCACCCGCGCCCAGCTCAACGTGGGCTACGAGGGACGGACGTACGAGGACCGCTGGGTCGTCATCGACACCAAGATGCTGAAGCCCTGGCCCGACCACGACCGGCTGCGCTTCCGCTGCGACCCGGCCCGCCCGGCGGTCGACTGCCCGACCCCGCTCGGCCACCACCGCTGGGAGTTCCCGATCCTGCCGGGCGACGACGAGCGGCACCTGACGACCGACGAGGCGATCCACGCGATGGTGACCCGGTACGGCATCGGCCCCGACCAGATCGAGATCCTGCGCGCCACCGTCTACAGCCACCATGTCCGCTTCGCCGCCCGATTCCGGGTGGGCCGGGTCTTCCTCGCCGGTGACGCCGCGCATGCGATGCCGCCGTGGATCGGGCAGGGCATGGCCGCAGGCGTGCGTGACGTGGCGAACCTGTGCTGGAAGCTCGACGCGGTGCTGCGCGGGGAGCTGCCCGAGTCGGTGCTCGACAGCTACGAGGCCGAACGCAAGCCGCACGTCAAGGAAGTCACGCGGCGCGCGGTGTTCGTCGGCCGCATCATCACCGACCGGCGGCTCGCGGTCACCCGGGTCCGGGACGCGGTGCTGCCGCTGCTGAACCGGGTACCGGGCGTCGCCGGCCGCCTCCAGGACTCCAACTGGATCCCGGTCGCCCACTACGCGGACGGCCTCCGGGACCGGCCCCGCATCAAGTCCTCCGGCATCACGTTCGGTAGGTGGCGTGCCTCCGGCGCCGGTACTTCCCGCACCGGGCCGGCCGACACCGGTACGGCCCACATGGGTGCAGCCCACACGGGTAAGGCCGACACGGGTACGGCCCACACGGGTGCAGCCCACACGGGTACGCCCCACACGGGTACGGCCCACACCGGCACCTCCCGTACCCGCGCCTCCCGCACCACGGCCCCCGGCCACCAGATCCCGCAGCCCTGGGTCACCGCCCCCGACGGCACCCGGGTCCGGCTGGACGACGTGCTCGGCGGCCGCTGGCTGCTCCTGCACGGAGCCCTGCCGACCCCGCAGCCCGAGTGGGAGCGGGCCGGCGTCCCCTCCCTGACCGTCCTGCCGGCCGGCTCAAGTCCCGCCGAGGGCGCGGTCGTCGACTGTGACGGCGTACTGCGCGCCTGGCTGACCAGCCACCGCGCCACCACCCTCGCGCTGCGCCCCGACGCCTACGTCTACGCGGCCGCCCCCACCGGCACCCCGCTCCCACCGCCCCCGGAGGGACTGACCCTGACCCCGCGCACGAACACAGCGAGTACTCCGCCCGCAACGACACCCCCGCCTGCCTCGCCCGCCTCGCCCGCCTCGCCCGCCTCGTCCTCCTCGCCCGCAGCCCAAGGAACGCCATGA